The DNA segment GGCGGGGCAGCCCGGCACGTCCAAGTGGGAGAAACTGATCCCGCCGATGCCCCAGCGCTGGCAGACCAGCTACGTTTACATCGCCAAAGCGTTCGCCGTCGCCTGGCTCAGCTTCAAGGCCGCGTCCTTGCTGGGCAACGCCGTGCATCCTTTTGTGATGGCGCTGCTTTTCGGCATCGTCTTTCACGAGCTGGGCTTCATCGAGACGAACATCATGACGCTGGGCAACGCGAACGGCATGGTCATGTTCGCGATCATGATCCCCATTTACATCAGGCTGGCCAAGGCGACGCCGCGCATGATCCTCGATCTGCTCGGGCCGCTGTTCATTGTTTTCGGCGCCACGGTCGCCGGCATCTTTATCGCTTCCATCCTTTTGAGTAAAATATTCAAGTACAGCTGGGGCCTTTCCGCGGCGCTGAGCGCCACGTGCATGATCGGTTTCCCCGGCACGCTGATCATCTCCGAGGAAGTCGCCGCTCAGCTGGGCGGCAGCGACGAAGAGCGGGAGTTCGTCCTCTCGCACGTGCTTCCCAAGATGCTCATCGCCGGATTCACTACGGTCACCATCGCCTCCGTGTTCCTGGCGGCGTTCCTCGTCAAGTTTTTCTAGTTTTGCGGCTGAAAGCGGCCCCGCGGCGCGGGGCCGACAATTCAAACGATTCGAAAGGGGTCTTTTATGATGGCAGACAGGCAGGACAGCGTCACACGCGCTTCCGAAGCGGCCGTGGCCTTGCGCCGCGAGCTTCACCGTCACCCGGAACTTTCCTGGCGCGAGGTGGAGACGACGAAAAAAATCGCCGCCCGGATGGCGGAACTCGGCGTTTCCGTGATCAAAAAAGGATTCAAGGGCACTCAGTGCGGCCTCGTCGCCGAGATCAAGGGGGCTAAGCCCGGACCGACGCTGATGATCCGCGCCGACATCGACGCGCTGCCCGTCGCCGAGGATCCGTCCCACGACGTCGCGTCCGAATGCGCGGGCGTCATGCACGCCTGCGGGCACGACGCCCACGCGGCCATCCTCGTCGGCGTCGCTCAGGTGGTGCAGGAGCACCGGGACGAACTGTGCGGCGCGGTGAGGTTCCTGTTTCAGCCCGCCGAGGAGGCCGGCCCCGGCTCCGGCGCGCCGGCGGTGATCGCCGACGGCGCGCTCGAAGGCGTCGACGCGATTATCGGCGAGCACGTGCAGAGCCAGATGCCGGCCGGTAAAATCGGCTGGAAGAAGGGGCCGATGATGGCCTCCGCCGACATCTGGGACATCGTCATCCACGGCAAGGGCGGCCACGGCGCCAGCCCGCATCAGGCCGTCAATCCGATGCTCTGCGCCGCGGCCCTGATCCCCGCCCTGACAGCCATCGCGCCGCAGGAAGTGAGCGCGCTCGAACCCGTCGTCGTAGGTATCGGCGCCATCAAGGCGGGCGAGGCCCGCAACGTCATTCCCGACACCTGCACGATGTGCGGCACCGTGCGCTGTTCCAACATGGAGACGCGCGAAGCCATGCCCGAACGTTTCAAACGTATCGTCGATGGTATCGCCTCCGCGTGGGACTGCACGGCCGAGCTGAAGTACGAGATGGTTTATCCGGTCACCGTCAACAATCCCGGCGTCATCGACTGGATTCTGGACGTGGCGAAGGCCGAGGGGCTTGAGGAAAGCCTCGTGGAGCGCGAGCTCAGCATGGGTTCCGAGGATTTCAGCTACTACGGCGAAAAAATCCCCGCTGCCTACATCAACCTCGGCATGGGGACCGGCGCGCCGCATCACAGCGCCG comes from the Pyramidobacter piscolens W5455 genome and includes:
- a CDS encoding M20 metallopeptidase family protein yields the protein MADRQDSVTRASEAAVALRRELHRHPELSWREVETTKKIAARMAELGVSVIKKGFKGTQCGLVAEIKGAKPGPTLMIRADIDALPVAEDPSHDVASECAGVMHACGHDAHAAILVGVAQVVQEHRDELCGAVRFLFQPAEEAGPGSGAPAVIADGALEGVDAIIGEHVQSQMPAGKIGWKKGPMMASADIWDIVIHGKGGHGASPHQAVNPMLCAAALIPALTAIAPQEVSALEPVVVGIGAIKAGEARNVIPDTCTMCGTVRCSNMETREAMPERFKRIVDGIASAWDCTAELKYEMVYPVTVNNPGVIDWILDVAKAEGLEESLVERELSMGSEDFSYYGEKIPAAYINLGMGTGAPHHSAEFRVDDAVVPLGVKLFSALALDYGRSRGK